One stretch of Haladaptatus sp. R4 DNA includes these proteins:
- a CDS encoding metallophosphoesterase, protein MSETYYFVSDLHVGGDEELQKCEFEDEFVEFLRMLETTDEDAELVILGDAFGLWEFTQSAGMKKFDLLVEHHPKLFDQFRKTGENVTITLIPGNHDAELAGYPEYERRLAEYNVNLDSTLSLTRSVAGKKIWIEHGMQEDAHNRMPEFGNPRANPLGYFVNRHITGKAGQLSGRGKYNWLKDIQSLTPLEEIPDWIASNYFYREMNPFLRYGALPFLLLFQISLLYLLVLVLEATGVLGTHLISNLTTEFLHQFGLVGDLVEFVIYVNLVVVGLLILVSIPLYFFARDVRKTLERFGLVRQEKPDKPADAPYVAAAEDVFEEFPDVVAYIYGHTHRVSLTNVGERVIINTGTWLKRLHRTSTWIGILPPVYYPSYRLNYFKIDEEEGNVVIEYHTIEKEAPNELTLVQRLLSRRPKVKNDIPKRTVIEGSEKEVVESASKE, encoded by the coding sequence ATGTCGGAAACCTATTACTTTGTCAGTGACCTGCACGTCGGCGGGGACGAGGAGCTACAGAAGTGTGAGTTCGAGGACGAGTTCGTCGAGTTCCTGCGGATGCTCGAAACGACGGACGAAGACGCCGAACTGGTAATTCTCGGCGACGCCTTCGGCCTGTGGGAGTTCACCCAATCGGCCGGGATGAAGAAGTTCGACCTGCTGGTCGAACACCACCCGAAACTGTTCGACCAGTTTCGAAAGACGGGCGAGAACGTCACCATCACGCTCATTCCCGGCAACCACGACGCCGAACTCGCCGGGTATCCGGAGTACGAGAGGCGACTGGCCGAGTACAACGTGAACCTCGACTCGACGCTGTCGCTGACTCGGTCCGTCGCCGGAAAGAAAATCTGGATCGAACACGGCATGCAGGAGGATGCACACAACCGCATGCCGGAGTTCGGCAACCCGCGTGCGAACCCGCTCGGCTACTTCGTCAACCGCCACATCACGGGAAAGGCCGGACAGCTTTCGGGGCGGGGGAAGTACAACTGGCTCAAGGACATCCAGTCGCTCACGCCGCTCGAAGAGATTCCGGACTGGATCGCATCGAACTACTTCTACCGCGAGATGAACCCGTTTCTGCGCTACGGCGCGTTACCGTTCCTGTTGCTCTTCCAGATCAGCCTGCTGTATCTCCTCGTCCTCGTGCTGGAAGCGACCGGGGTCCTCGGAACGCATCTCATCTCGAACCTCACGACGGAATTTCTCCACCAGTTCGGACTGGTCGGCGACCTCGTGGAGTTCGTCATCTACGTCAACCTCGTCGTCGTCGGTCTCCTCATTCTCGTCTCGATACCGCTGTACTTCTTCGCCCGCGACGTGCGAAAGACGCTCGAACGGTTCGGCCTCGTCAGACAGGAGAAGCCGGACAAACCGGCCGACGCGCCCTACGTCGCCGCCGCCGAGGACGTGTTCGAGGAGTTCCCCGACGTGGTGGCGTACATCTACGGCCACACCCACCGCGTCTCGCTCACGAACGTGGGCGAGCGCGTCATCATCAATACCGGAACGTGGCTCAAGCGACTGCACCGGACCTCGACGTGGATCGGCATCTTGCCGCCGGTGTACTACCCCTCCTACCGACTGAACTACTTCAAAATCGACGAGGAGGAAGGAAACGTCGTAATCGAGTACCACACCATCGAGAAGGAGGCCCCGAACGAACTCACGCTCGTCCAGCGGTTGCTCTCGCGCCGTCCGAAGGTGAAGAACGATATTCCGAAACGGACCGTCATCGAGGGGTCGGAGAAGGAAGTCGTCGAGTCGGCATCGAAGGAGTAG
- a CDS encoding aldehyde dehydrogenase family protein yields the protein MSDRAYTLDGDWNALYIDGEWIDGGDRDEIEVTNPATQEKVTSVPAATEDDVNRAYEAAAEAQADWADLPPSKRVGVVQSALDLLDEHRNDILHALAVESGSANMKAFAEWQTARGITQQAAEFPFRVGGEIKDSMIPGKENHVKRVPMGVVGVISPWNFPFNLSMRAVAPALALGNAVVLKPASPTPVTGGLLLAKIFEEAELPEGLLNVVPGKGSEIGDRMASHPELDVMAFTGSTEVGKHVAGLAAENLALPAMELGGNNPHVVTEDADLDAAIDSAVFGSFLHQGQVCISINRHLVHEDVYDEYVEKLTERAEGLPIGDPTDRDNVIGPIIDEGQRDQMLDYIDSTVEEGATLETGGHHDGLFVKPTVLSGATNDMAASCNETFGPIAPVIPFSSDEEAIELANDTEYGLAASVHAGDLGRAQDFADAIDAGMVHINDQPINEEPHVPFGGVKGSGIGRYDGDAIVEELTQEKWISVQRDQRRYPF from the coding sequence ATGTCGGACAGAGCCTACACCTTGGACGGCGACTGGAACGCCCTCTACATCGACGGCGAATGGATCGACGGCGGCGACCGGGACGAAATCGAAGTGACGAACCCGGCGACCCAGGAGAAAGTCACGTCGGTCCCCGCCGCGACCGAGGACGACGTGAACCGCGCCTACGAGGCCGCCGCCGAGGCGCAGGCCGACTGGGCCGACCTGCCGCCGAGCAAACGAGTCGGCGTCGTCCAGTCCGCACTCGACCTGCTGGACGAACACCGAAACGACATTCTCCACGCGCTCGCCGTCGAGTCCGGAAGCGCGAACATGAAAGCGTTCGCCGAGTGGCAGACCGCCCGCGGTATCACCCAGCAGGCGGCCGAGTTCCCGTTCCGCGTCGGCGGCGAAATCAAGGACTCGATGATTCCCGGCAAGGAGAACCACGTCAAGCGCGTGCCGATGGGCGTCGTCGGCGTCATCTCGCCGTGGAACTTCCCGTTCAACCTCTCGATGCGCGCCGTCGCACCCGCGCTGGCGCTCGGCAACGCGGTCGTCCTGAAACCCGCTTCGCCGACGCCCGTCACCGGCGGTCTCCTCCTCGCCAAAATCTTCGAGGAGGCCGAACTGCCCGAGGGACTGCTCAACGTCGTCCCCGGCAAGGGTTCAGAAATCGGCGACCGGATGGCGTCCCACCCTGAACTCGATGTAATGGCGTTCACGGGTTCGACCGAAGTCGGCAAACACGTCGCGGGTCTCGCCGCGGAGAACCTCGCGCTCCCCGCGATGGAACTCGGCGGGAACAACCCGCACGTCGTCACCGAGGACGCGGACCTCGACGCGGCCATCGATTCGGCCGTGTTCGGGTCGTTCCTCCACCAGGGACAGGTGTGCATCTCCATCAACCGCCACCTCGTCCACGAGGACGTGTACGACGAGTACGTCGAGAAGTTGACCGAGCGCGCCGAAGGACTCCCCATCGGCGACCCGACGGACCGCGACAACGTCATCGGCCCCATCATCGACGAGGGTCAGCGCGACCAGATGCTCGACTACATCGACTCGACGGTCGAGGAGGGCGCGACCCTCGAAACCGGCGGCCACCACGACGGCCTGTTCGTCAAGCCGACGGTCCTCTCCGGCGCGACCAACGACATGGCTGCGTCGTGCAACGAGACGTTCGGTCCCATCGCACCGGTCATCCCGTTCTCCTCCGACGAGGAGGCCATCGAACTCGCGAACGACACCGAGTACGGCCTCGCCGCGTCGGTACACGCGGGCGACCTCGGCCGCGCACAGGACTTCGCCGACGCCATCGATGCCGGGATGGTCCACATCAACGACCAACCCATCAACGAGGAACCCCACGTCCCGTTCGGCGGCGTGAAAGGCTCCGGAATCGGCCGCTACGACGGTGATGCCATCGTCGAGGAACTCACGCAGGAGAAGTGGATTTCGGTGCAGCGCGACCAGCGTCGGTATCCGTTCTAG
- a CDS encoding Rieske 2Fe-2S domain-containing protein, translating to MDATDDAHRLTTVEDLPENDSFLFTVRERDGSQEEVILVNGGDCIAAWKNFCQHETDQRLDRGFGAAMRDGDIICPKHGSMFDGCSGHCDNGKASGSTLLSVDVTEDDGEIYLTDRTCDFDHEGGIEEDDDDDMPSSSSHLTF from the coding sequence ATGGACGCGACGGACGACGCCCACCGTTTGACGACGGTCGAGGACCTCCCCGAAAACGATTCCTTTCTGTTCACGGTTCGCGAACGCGACGGCTCACAGGAGGAAGTGATTCTCGTGAACGGTGGCGACTGCATCGCCGCGTGGAAGAACTTCTGCCAGCACGAAACCGACCAGCGTCTCGACCGGGGGTTCGGGGCGGCGATGCGCGACGGCGACATCATCTGCCCGAAACACGGGTCGATGTTCGACGGTTGTTCCGGCCACTGCGACAACGGCAAAGCGTCGGGTTCGACGCTCCTCTCGGTCGACGTCACCGAGGACGACGGCGAGATTTACCTGACCGACCGAACCTGCGACTTCGATCACGAGGGGGGAATCGAGGAGGACGATGACGACGATATGCCGAGTTCGTCGTCACATCTCACGTTTTAG
- a CDS encoding MBL fold metallo-hydrolase, with protein MNIEFLGGAREVGRSAILVNDSLLLDYGMLTGNPPQYPVKDVDPDAVVVSHGHLDHVGILPSLLAGDDRPPIHWTPPTYELTRILARDTLKLHGGSYDCPFTEAELKRLAQVSELHGYEESFEAAGHEITFFNAGHIPGSAHVLIDDGDTELLYTADFHTGDQRLLSGTTARPDADVVICESTYSDVERGERKTTEREFAESVKTTVWEGGTVVVPAFAIGRTQEVLMVCEAHDIDCYVDGMGTQVTRMLQQQSEFLRDPDAFQRAVSNARFVTGRNGQRKRIARKNTVIVTTSGMLTGGPAMTYIPEIRANPVNKITMTGYQVEGTPGRELLNHGRGEIDGRVMPVSAQVESYDFSAHADRNGLLDFLDSYRDSTVLVNHGDRCDAFAEELRDDGFDANAPELGSRFEIADNSTSATPRNKFT; from the coding sequence ATGAATATCGAGTTTCTCGGCGGCGCGCGCGAGGTGGGGCGCAGCGCGATTCTCGTCAACGACTCCCTCCTGCTCGATTACGGGATGCTGACCGGTAATCCGCCACAGTACCCCGTCAAGGACGTGGACCCAGATGCCGTCGTCGTCTCGCACGGCCATCTCGACCACGTCGGCATCCTCCCGTCCCTGCTCGCGGGCGACGACCGGCCGCCGATTCACTGGACGCCGCCGACGTACGAACTGACGCGCATCCTCGCGCGGGACACCCTGAAACTCCACGGCGGAAGCTACGACTGTCCGTTCACCGAGGCCGAACTGAAACGCTTGGCCCAGGTGTCGGAACTGCACGGCTACGAGGAGTCGTTCGAAGCCGCGGGCCACGAAATCACGTTTTTCAACGCTGGCCACATTCCGGGGAGCGCGCACGTGCTCATCGACGACGGGGACACCGAACTGCTCTACACCGCCGACTTCCACACCGGCGACCAGCGGTTGCTGTCGGGCACGACTGCCCGCCCCGACGCGGACGTGGTCATCTGCGAGAGCACGTACTCCGACGTGGAGCGCGGTGAGCGGAAGACGACGGAACGGGAGTTCGCCGAAAGCGTGAAGACGACGGTGTGGGAGGGCGGAACCGTGGTCGTCCCGGCGTTCGCCATCGGCCGGACACAGGAGGTATTGATGGTCTGTGAGGCCCACGACATCGACTGCTACGTGGACGGGATGGGAACGCAAGTCACCAGAATGCTCCAACAGCAGTCCGAGTTCCTCCGTGACCCGGACGCCTTCCAGCGCGCCGTCTCGAACGCCCGGTTCGTGACGGGGAGAAACGGCCAGCGAAAGCGAATCGCGCGGAAGAACACCGTCATCGTGACGACAAGCGGGATGCTTACCGGTGGTCCGGCGATGACGTACATTCCCGAAATCCGCGCCAATCCGGTCAACAAGATCACGATGACCGGCTATCAGGTCGAAGGAACGCCCGGAAGGGAACTGCTGAACCACGGCCGCGGCGAAATCGACGGTCGCGTCATGCCCGTCAGCGCGCAGGTCGAATCCTACGACTTCTCGGCCCACGCCGACCGGAACGGGTTGCTCGACTTCCTCGATTCGTATCGGGATTCGACGGTCCTCGTCAATCACGGCGACAGATGCGACGCGTTCGCCGAGGAACTGCGGGACGACGGTTTCGATGCGAACGCGCCCGAACTCGGTAGTCGATTCGAAATCGCCGACAATTCGACCTCCGCGACGCCTCGCAACAAATTCACGTGA
- a CDS encoding HalOD1 output domain-containing protein, with protein sequence MAEPSITVLIHTEIAARDGPDTSECPPLYEAIDPDALDTLFAPLHRETERNGKVIFDYCGYQITVNADRTIELEPLDAEGNEIL encoded by the coding sequence ATGGCAGAGCCCTCGATCACGGTGTTGATCCACACCGAGATTGCTGCCCGTGACGGTCCCGATACGAGCGAATGCCCGCCGTTGTACGAGGCTATCGACCCGGACGCTCTTGACACGCTGTTCGCTCCACTCCACCGGGAGACCGAACGAAACGGGAAAGTGATTTTCGACTACTGTGGCTATCAGATCACGGTCAACGCTGATCGGACGATCGAACTCGAACCACTCGATGCCGAGGGGAACGAGATACTGTGA
- a CDS encoding BtpA/SgcQ family protein, which translates to MVIFDTDAIVGMVHLPALPGAPGFDGNFDALRTRALTDAHALESGGVDAIMVENFGDSPFHPNDVPKHVVASMTRVVTELRQATECPLGVNVLRNDAEAALSIATAADAQFIRVNVHTGARLTDQGIIEGSAHETIRLRDELDSDVKVLADVDVKHSAALAERPVSELVDETLGRGRADGIVVSGVGTGHEVDTEMLEAVVACRDGIGSDAPVLLGSGTTAENVRDLLNIADGAIVGTALKEGGETTNRVDEERVRGLVEGL; encoded by the coding sequence ATGGTCATTTTCGACACCGACGCCATCGTCGGCATGGTACACCTGCCCGCCCTTCCGGGTGCTCCCGGTTTCGACGGCAACTTCGACGCGCTCCGGACCCGCGCGCTCACCGACGCCCACGCGCTCGAATCGGGCGGCGTGGACGCGATCATGGTGGAGAACTTCGGCGACTCGCCGTTCCACCCGAACGACGTGCCGAAACACGTCGTCGCCTCCATGACCCGCGTCGTCACCGAACTCCGACAGGCTACAGAGTGCCCGCTCGGCGTGAACGTTCTCCGCAACGACGCCGAAGCGGCCCTCTCGATAGCGACCGCGGCCGACGCCCAGTTCATCCGCGTGAACGTCCACACCGGCGCGCGCCTGACCGACCAAGGCATCATCGAGGGGAGCGCACACGAGACGATTCGCCTGCGCGACGAACTCGATTCCGACGTGAAGGTCCTCGCCGACGTGGACGTGAAACACTCCGCCGCACTCGCGGAACGCCCCGTCTCCGAACTGGTGGACGAGACCCTCGGCCGCGGACGGGCGGACGGTATCGTCGTGAGCGGCGTCGGAACCGGTCACGAAGTGGACACCGAGATGCTGGAAGCCGTCGTCGCGTGCCGGGACGGAATCGGATCGGACGCGCCGGTGCTTCTCGGGAGCGGAACGACGGCCGAAAACGTGCGTGACCTGTTGAATATCGCGGACGGCGCTATCGTCGGCACGGCGTTGAAAGAAGGCGGCGAGACGACGAACCGAGTGGACGAGGAGCGGGTTCGGGGACTAGTCGAGGGGCTTTGA
- a CDS encoding 30S ribosomal protein S6e, whose product MANFQVVVADPESGVAYQREVDGQDANRFLGKSIGEDVDGSAVGLDGYSVEITGGSDNAGRPMRGDVAGPNLKDVLLEGGTGYNPERDGERRRISVRGKEVSEVVAQLNVTISEYGDESVESLYGEGDDEEDDE is encoded by the coding sequence ATGGCAAACTTTCAGGTCGTCGTTGCTGACCCCGAGTCCGGGGTGGCCTATCAGCGCGAAGTAGACGGACAGGACGCAAACCGATTCCTCGGCAAGTCTATCGGTGAGGACGTCGACGGCAGTGCCGTCGGCCTCGACGGGTATTCCGTCGAAATCACCGGTGGCTCGGACAACGCCGGTCGTCCGATGCGCGGCGACGTCGCAGGCCCGAACCTCAAGGACGTGCTCCTCGAAGGCGGCACGGGTTACAACCCCGAGCGAGACGGCGAGCGACGACGCATCTCGGTCCGCGGCAAGGAAGTCAGCGAGGTAGTCGCGCAACTCAACGTCACGATCTCGGAATACGGCGACGAATCCGTCGAATCCCTCTACGGCGAGGGCGACGACGAGGAAGACGACGAGTAA
- a CDS encoding DUF5807 family protein — translation MSKRDEFLAGDRPDDVALFLADSFVSRDTLTEYGESVPGGTLLIVPGETGRSVFKKATGMDAMNFAKQAMGTEGTVAPTLDGGDCPEGDHDVKFVFAFAEEQNEDVGGLYAEGDVIHAYAYCDCGTAFSQKWVAGEREDARAE, via the coding sequence ATGAGCAAGCGAGACGAGTTTTTGGCCGGTGACCGTCCGGACGACGTCGCGCTCTTTCTCGCCGATTCGTTCGTCTCCCGGGACACGCTGACGGAGTACGGCGAGTCGGTACCCGGTGGGACGCTGCTCATCGTCCCCGGCGAAACCGGTCGAAGCGTGTTCAAGAAGGCGACCGGAATGGACGCGATGAACTTCGCGAAACAGGCGATGGGAACCGAAGGGACCGTCGCGCCGACGCTCGACGGCGGCGACTGCCCGGAGGGTGACCACGACGTGAAGTTCGTTTTCGCGTTCGCCGAGGAACAAAACGAGGACGTCGGTGGCCTATACGCGGAGGGGGACGTGATTCACGCCTACGCCTACTGTGACTGTGGCACCGCGTTCTCACAGAAGTGGGTCGCTGGCGAACGCGAAGACGCACGAGCGGAGTGA
- a CDS encoding ATP-binding protein: MANVDPVSIGHDFPAEIRVLHVDNDERFLQLSRTTLEAEDGIGEVVSVTNNAEATEYLFDRDIDIDCVVSDYELEDGSGLKLLEQVRDRCPYIPFLMFTGTGSEDVASGAISAGATNYLQKGTSGARFVTLASQIQQAVSHRYVEKQVHRGFRAIDTTSEGIALLTNDFRFNYVNEAYADLFGYDSSTLIGGEWKETLTDEADDRLQSEIISEVDSAGEWNGDITGERHDGSTLTLTLTVSVVAEDEYVCAVRDVTERKERERALVRENERLDEFASQVSHDLRGPLSIIYGYLNLARKTGEEEHFDEVETAADRIEAIISDLLEIAREGQKTLKLEEVELVEFAIDVWNGVESESATLDVESTNGRILADRDRLTELFANLFRNAIEHGGDDVTISLGRTPDGFYVADDGPGIPEEQRERVLESGYSTEQSGTGLGLSIVQQIADSHGWTIAIGDSTGGGARFAFSDVEYPGIQ, translated from the coding sequence ATGGCGAATGTAGACCCGGTTTCGATCGGTCACGACTTCCCCGCCGAAATCCGTGTGCTCCACGTCGACAACGATGAGAGATTTCTCCAGTTATCCAGAACGACCTTGGAAGCGGAGGATGGCATCGGAGAGGTCGTCAGCGTTACGAACAACGCGGAAGCGACGGAGTACCTCTTCGACCGTGACATCGATATCGACTGCGTCGTCAGCGATTACGAACTCGAAGACGGGTCCGGATTGAAGCTGCTCGAACAGGTCCGTGACCGCTGTCCGTACATTCCGTTTCTCATGTTTACAGGGACTGGAAGCGAGGACGTTGCAAGCGGTGCTATTTCCGCCGGTGCGACAAACTACCTCCAGAAGGGGACGTCCGGTGCTCGGTTCGTCACGCTGGCGTCCCAAATCCAGCAAGCGGTGTCACACCGCTACGTGGAAAAACAAGTCCACCGAGGGTTTCGAGCCATCGACACGACCAGCGAAGGTATCGCGTTGCTCACGAACGATTTCCGTTTCAATTACGTCAACGAAGCGTACGCCGACCTGTTCGGGTACGACTCGTCCACCCTCATCGGAGGGGAGTGGAAGGAGACGCTCACGGACGAGGCGGACGACCGCCTTCAGTCCGAGATAATCTCCGAAGTCGATTCTGCCGGGGAGTGGAACGGCGACATCACGGGGGAACGTCACGACGGCAGTACCCTCACGCTGACGCTCACCGTCTCGGTCGTCGCGGAAGACGAGTACGTCTGTGCCGTCCGAGACGTCACCGAGCGCAAGGAGCGTGAACGCGCGCTCGTCCGGGAGAACGAGCGACTCGACGAGTTCGCGAGTCAGGTCTCCCACGACCTCCGTGGGCCGTTGAGCATCATCTACGGCTATCTCAACTTGGCCCGTAAAACGGGGGAAGAGGAACATTTCGACGAGGTGGAGACGGCCGCGGATCGCATCGAGGCCATCATCTCCGACCTCCTCGAAATCGCACGAGAAGGGCAGAAGACGCTGAAACTGGAGGAGGTCGAACTCGTCGAGTTCGCCATCGACGTGTGGAACGGCGTCGAAAGCGAGTCGGCGACCCTCGACGTCGAGTCGACGAACGGCCGAATTCTCGCCGACCGCGACCGTTTGACCGAGTTGTTTGCGAACCTGTTTCGAAACGCGATCGAACACGGTGGCGACGACGTGACCATTTCTCTCGGCAGGACGCCGGACGGGTTTTACGTCGCTGACGACGGCCCCGGGATTCCGGAGGAGCAACGCGAACGGGTGTTGGAATCGGGGTACTCGACGGAACAGTCCGGAACCGGACTCGGCTTGAGTATCGTCCAGCAGATCGCCGACTCCCACGGATGGACGATTGCGATCGGTGACAGCACCGGCGGCGGTGCTCGGTTCGCGTTCTCCGACGTCGAATATCCGGGCATACAGTGA
- a CDS encoding carbohydrate kinase family protein: MTFDAATVGSALVDHVYSLSNLPEPDGGAFVRDESRAAGGVAANVATALSRLGRDTGVVARVGDDEEGEFVKSDLEARGIDTTRVRRGDEDSSYCLILRDPDGERMIIAGGDAVPALRLDDADLDYLRRARVVFTSAYAPDEVVSRLVSARRAGDLPPLVFDLSGPLSELDGRGVTRETLDDALPVFDLLVTSEVPVRSYLGVGPHEAVETFRERGVKRGAVTRGADGALLFDASETVEIPAFDVPVTDTTGAGDGHTAGLIHEWILGAGRMVEAGEFAAAVAALNCGAEGARDGLPTENEIEEFL; the protein is encoded by the coding sequence ATGACATTCGACGCGGCGACGGTCGGGAGCGCGCTCGTTGACCACGTCTACTCGCTCTCGAACCTCCCGGAGCCGGACGGCGGCGCGTTCGTCCGCGACGAATCCCGTGCCGCCGGTGGCGTCGCGGCGAACGTCGCAACCGCGCTCTCACGACTCGGCCGCGACACCGGCGTCGTGGCACGCGTCGGCGACGACGAGGAAGGGGAATTCGTGAAAAGCGACCTCGAAGCCCGCGGCATCGACACGACCCGCGTTCGCCGCGGCGACGAAGACTCTTCGTACTGTCTGATCCTCCGCGACCCCGACGGCGAGCGTATGATCATCGCGGGCGGGGACGCCGTACCCGCACTCCGACTCGACGACGCCGACCTCGACTACCTCCGGCGCGCCCGCGTCGTGTTCACCAGCGCGTACGCCCCCGACGAAGTCGTCTCGCGCCTCGTTTCCGCCCGGAGAGCGGGCGACTTGCCGCCGCTCGTCTTCGACCTCTCCGGCCCGCTCTCAGAACTCGACGGCCGGGGCGTCACCCGTGAAACGTTGGACGACGCGCTCCCCGTCTTCGACCTGCTGGTCACCAGCGAGGTTCCGGTCCGGTCGTATCTCGGCGTCGGTCCACACGAGGCCGTCGAGACGTTCCGCGAGAGGGGTGTGAAACGAGGCGCGGTGACGCGCGGCGCGGACGGTGCGCTGCTGTTCGACGCGTCGGAGACGGTCGAGATACCCGCCTTCGACGTTCCCGTGACCGACACGACCGGTGCGGGGGACGGTCACACTGCTGGCCTGATCCACGAGTGGATTTTGGGAGCGGGGAGAATGGTCGAGGCGGGGGAGTTCGCGGCCGCCGTGGCCGCACTGAACTGCGGCGCGGAGGGCGCGAGGGATGGCTTGCCGACGGAAAACGAGATCGAAGAGTTTCTGTGA
- a CDS encoding GNAT family N-acetyltransferase, whose translation MHVRDATTDDAEAVRSVHSESITELGPEGYAEPQVAAWARGCESADYSSVIENEETEFVVAEDEGTVVAFGSATLESPEEYEATVEAEVTGVYVHPSVSRTGVGSAVLSEIERRMRDRDTHALGLSASLNAVSFYEKHGYERVKEYTHEFSSSKSTGVTGTVIEMKKEL comes from the coding sequence ATGCACGTTCGTGACGCAACGACCGACGACGCCGAGGCAGTCCGGAGCGTTCATTCGGAATCAATCACGGAACTCGGCCCGGAAGGATACGCGGAACCGCAGGTCGCGGCGTGGGCGAGAGGTTGTGAGTCCGCCGACTACTCATCAGTTATCGAAAACGAGGAGACCGAGTTCGTCGTCGCGGAGGACGAAGGAACCGTCGTGGCGTTCGGGTCGGCCACACTCGAATCGCCCGAGGAGTACGAGGCCACAGTGGAGGCGGAAGTCACAGGTGTGTATGTTCACCCGTCGGTCTCCCGGACGGGAGTTGGCTCCGCGGTACTCTCGGAGATAGAACGACGGATGCGTGACCGGGATACGCACGCCCTCGGCCTCTCGGCGTCGTTGAACGCGGTTTCGTTCTACGAGAAACACGGATACGAACGCGTGAAGGAGTACACACACGAGTTCTCCAGCAGCAAATCGACGGGTGTGACGGGGACGGTTATCGAGATGAAAAAGGAGCTGTGA
- a CDS encoding phosphotransferase family protein, with product MTDTSLETERVPRLIREILGDRTVTNVVPADEGTDDVFFVTVEMPDGDRYCVLKSRSFVDPPSFRVEPRILDFVNRRTEVPVPAVLGYVDDHDSLPAPFFLMERAPGEQVSGPESLTDRALERTAHDAGRHLGELHSAATFDGYGWLRAGVDADSEPTVGGLSITDLEPDWPSRLRSYAEGNLARIEDSGRFSDLTDDLRAGLDHYLEVVPSDPAPVLLHDDYRFGNLLVDPDTGTVRTVLDWGNQFTGHCEFDLATTEHYLCGRRPLDDERRNIVHEALLSGYAQTDELTRDDEFRRRQRAYRFIGQLSPLAWFDLWYGGRDDSDEIETRQKELALSLLP from the coding sequence ATGACGGACACAAGCTTGGAGACCGAGCGCGTTCCGCGACTGATCCGGGAGATACTCGGCGACCGCACGGTGACGAACGTGGTTCCGGCGGACGAGGGCACTGACGACGTCTTTTTCGTCACCGTCGAGATGCCGGACGGGGACCGATACTGCGTGCTGAAATCCCGTTCGTTCGTGGACCCGCCTTCGTTTCGGGTGGAACCGCGCATTCTCGACTTCGTGAACCGGCGAACCGAAGTTCCGGTTCCGGCCGTTCTCGGATACGTGGACGACCACGATAGTCTGCCCGCGCCGTTCTTCCTGATGGAGCGTGCGCCCGGCGAGCAGGTTTCCGGCCCGGAGTCGCTGACCGACCGCGCCCTCGAACGCACCGCACACGACGCCGGACGGCACCTCGGCGAACTTCACTCCGCGGCCACGTTCGACGGATACGGATGGCTTCGTGCGGGCGTGGACGCCGACAGCGAACCGACCGTCGGTGGTCTCTCTATCACCGACCTCGAACCAGATTGGCCCTCACGGCTCCGGTCCTACGCGGAAGGAAACCTCGCCCGCATCGAGGACTCCGGGCGATTTTCGGATCTGACCGACGACCTCCGTGCCGGACTCGACCACTACCTCGAAGTCGTTCCGTCCGACCCCGCCCCGGTGCTCCTCCACGACGACTATCGGTTCGGCAACCTCCTCGTCGACCCGGACACGGGTACCGTGCGGACGGTGCTCGACTGGGGCAACCAGTTCACCGGCCACTGCGAGTTCGACCTCGCGACCACCGAACACTACCTCTGCGGTCGTCGCCCGCTGGACGACGAACGTCGGAACATCGTCCACGAGGCGTTGCTTTCGGGGTATGCGCAAACGGACGAACTGACGCGCGACGACGAGTTCAGACGACGGCAGCGGGCCTACCGCTTCATCGGACAACTCTCCCCGCTCGCGTGGTTCGATCTCTGGTACGGTGGGCGCGACGATTCGGATGAGATCGAGACTCGGCAGAAGGAACTCGCGCTGTCGTTGCTTCCGTAG